Proteins encoded by one window of Candidatus Ozemobacteraceae bacterium:
- a CDS encoding SWIM zinc finger domain-containing protein yields MADQTHEIDLYSREVRVIRAARDVLAKYAYGQPVAGPDGRLTFRVTGGTKPYEVTIDPAWLLQPACTCPDAENRAKTHTGGFCKHIIALMIKDARFQAQLLDLFL; encoded by the coding sequence ATGGCTGACCAGACTCATGAGATCGACCTGTATTCGCGCGAGGTTCGCGTCATTCGCGCGGCGCGCGACGTGCTCGCGAAATATGCCTACGGCCAACCCGTTGCCGGGCCCGACGGGAGGCTGACGTTCCGGGTGACCGGGGGAACGAAGCCCTACGAGGTGACCATCGACCCGGCCTGGTTGCTTCAGCCGGCCTGCACCTGCCCGGACGCCGAGAACCGGGCAAAAACACATACCGGGGGCTTCTGCAAGCACATCATCGCCCTGATGATCAAGGACGCGCGCTTCCAGGCGCAGCTGCTCGACCTGTTTCTGTAA
- a CDS encoding AAA family ATPase translates to MARIARSKTTQAKALPEGYTYQQLLPLVGGMLHSGISVLLRGHPGVGKSSLARELSQAMNLPLIDIRLAQRDPAEIGGVHFPDRERKVLDLFPPQWVRDACSEPSFVFLDEINAAVTKLHQAVAYQIVLEHRIGEFAFHPGTVVMAAGNLEEDNAIVTALSSALCNRFAHFILRVDARTWLDWGIRAGVDPSIMAYIGQEGEEALYDNSGDVAFPSPRTWEMASRVLPAIHEADQKRAVAACVGVGAAERYFSFRRIYGEINAAKIIGQGAPVNFTKGKYADPSFIYAAVFAVASHVARGNPPTDAQLPNVVTFLTSPGLDPEYVMLFLKQVKSRSDLVDRLKPIPAFQELARRLVDLKLENYR, encoded by the coding sequence ATGGCCAGAATCGCACGCTCGAAAACCACCCAGGCGAAGGCCCTTCCCGAGGGCTACACGTATCAGCAACTCCTGCCGCTCGTCGGGGGCATGCTCCACTCCGGCATCTCCGTCCTCCTGCGCGGCCACCCCGGCGTCGGCAAGTCGTCGCTCGCACGCGAACTGTCGCAGGCCATGAACCTGCCGCTGATCGACATCCGGCTGGCCCAGCGCGACCCGGCCGAGATCGGCGGCGTCCACTTCCCCGACCGCGAGCGGAAGGTGCTCGACCTCTTCCCGCCGCAATGGGTCAGAGACGCCTGCTCAGAGCCCAGCTTCGTGTTCCTCGACGAGATCAACGCGGCCGTGACGAAGCTCCACCAGGCCGTGGCCTACCAGATCGTCCTCGAGCACCGCATCGGCGAGTTCGCGTTCCATCCCGGAACCGTCGTCATGGCGGCCGGCAACCTCGAGGAGGACAACGCGATCGTCACCGCCCTTTCGTCGGCCCTGTGCAACCGGTTCGCGCACTTCATCCTGCGCGTGGACGCCCGCACCTGGCTGGACTGGGGCATCCGGGCCGGCGTCGACCCGTCGATCATGGCCTACATCGGCCAGGAAGGCGAAGAGGCGCTCTATGACAACTCCGGTGATGTCGCCTTTCCCTCCCCGCGCACATGGGAAATGGCCAGCAGGGTTCTTCCCGCCATTCACGAGGCGGATCAGAAGCGGGCTGTCGCGGCATGCGTGGGCGTGGGGGCCGCAGAGCGGTATTTCAGCTTCCGGCGCATCTACGGCGAGATCAACGCGGCGAAGATCATCGGCCAGGGCGCTCCCGTGAACTTCACGAAGGGGAAATACGCCGATCCGAGCTTCATCTATGCCGCCGTCTTTGCCGTTGCGAGCCATGTCGCTCGCGGGAATCCGCCCACGGACGCCCAGCTTCCCAACGTGGTGACCTTCCTGACCTCGCCGGGCCTCGACCCGGAGTACGTGATGCTGTTCCTGAAACAGGTGAAGTCGCGCAGTGACCTGGTCGACCGCCTCAAGCCCATTCCCGCCTTTCAGGAGCTGGCCCGCAGGCTCGTCGATCTCAAACTGGAGAATTACAGATGA